One Bombilactobacillus folatiphilus genomic window, GACACACCCTTACCATGACTTTGATGACCAAATAAGGCATTGATATTATTAGCAAGCGTCCCACGCATACCAAAAACACCATTGACTTTGGTAGCCGCAATCCCTAACAAAGCTTCTAAAACGTCAGTTGTCACATGTACTTCGCCCAAATCATCAGCTTGAACGGGATCAATTTTCAAATATTTACTGTCCGCCATTCCTAAAGCCTCCATTACTGTTATTATTTATTGGCCCGTGAACTATAACTACCATCTACAGTATTAATTGTCAACACATCGCCTTCATTAACAAAGAAGGGTACTTGAACTACTAAACCTGTTTCCATCGTTGCCGGTTTACTACCACCAGATGCTGTATCACCCTTAATTCCAGGTTCAGTAGCAGCCACTTTTAAATCTACAACATTAGGAATATCAATTCCCAACGTTTCACCACCATGCATAATGACGTTAACTTCCATATTTTCTACTAAATAATCCAACGCATTACCCATATTTTCACGTGGTAAAGATAACTGTTCATAAGTGTTCGTATCCATGAATACATAATTATCACCATCAGCGTAAAGATATTGCATTTTCTTATTATCAATTTGAGCTTGATCTACT contains:
- the efp gene encoding elongation factor P, which produces MISVNEFKNGLTIQVNGELWRIVEFQHVKPGKGSAFVRSKLKNLRTGAVQEKTFRSTEKVDQAQIDNKKMQYLYADGDNYVFMDTNTYEQLSLPRENMGNALDYLVENMEVNVIMHGGETLGIDIPNVVDLKVAATEPGIKGDTASGGSKPATMETGLVVQVPFFVNEGDVLTINTVDGSYSSRANK